The following are from one region of the Paenibacillus sp. JZ16 genome:
- a CDS encoding DUF4183 domain-containing protein — MPVIKPIITAVATPPVATGGTITTTVTPTVTRYFALITEAMIGADSITMPATSFVDDAEAAVTAFPALTGSEYFNVYINGMLQQLALSTLTTASLVLDTTDVPAGIPVLLEIASFTNTASAITTQPTISAPVITIIS, encoded by the coding sequence ATGCCAGTTATCAAACCTATTATTACTGCTGTCGCAACGCCCCCCGTTGCAACCGGGGGAACGATCACCACAACGGTAACGCCAACGGTAACCCGTTACTTTGCGCTGATTACCGAAGCTATGATCGGAGCAGACTCCATTACCATGCCGGCAACGAGTTTTGTCGATGATGCCGAAGCAGCCGTGACAGCATTCCCCGCGTTGACAGGTTCAGAATACTTTAATGTGTATATAAACGGCATGCTTCAACAACTTGCCTTGTCGACATTAACAACCGCCAGCTTGGTACTCGATACGACGGATGTTCCGGCGGGGATACCTGTTTTACTAGAAATCGCTAGTTTTACGAACACAGCTTCTGCGATCACGACACAGCCGACAATATCGGCTCCGGTCATTACGATCAT